One Heteronotia binoei isolate CCM8104 ecotype False Entrance Well chromosome 20, APGP_CSIRO_Hbin_v1, whole genome shotgun sequence DNA segment encodes these proteins:
- the LOC132588495 gene encoding LOW QUALITY PROTEIN: peroxisome biogenesis factor 2-like (The sequence of the model RefSeq protein was modified relative to this genomic sequence to represent the inferred CDS: inserted 2 bases in 1 codon) → MAASDNNGKKVTPALRISQLDALELNRALEQLVWSQFTRCFHGFKPGLLARFEPEVKGFLWLFLWRFTIYSKNATVGQAILNIQYKNDLSQKQNYQTLSKHQKLWYLICIVGGRWLEERCYDLFSNRPLESFQKTKYFINLAVGFLKLCELLNFLIFLQKGKFATLTERILGIRSVFCQPQSIRQIGFEYMNRELLWHGFAEFLIFLLPLINMQKLKLSLSSWSLAVAGCSNKENSLAAGSKECCLCGEWPTMPHTIGCXHVFCYYCLKSNYLFDMYFTCPKCGMEVHDLQPLKYKIEMKEVYT, encoded by the exons ATGGCAGCCAGCGACAATAATGGCAAAAAAGTGACCCCTGCACTCCGAATAAGTCAGCTTGATGCCCTTGAACTAAACAGAGCCTTGGAGCAGCTAGTTTGGTCCCAGTTTACTCGATGTTTTCATGGATTTAAGCCTGGCCTGTTGGCTCGCTTTGAACCAGAGGTTAAGGGATTTctttggctttttttgtggaGATTCACCATCTATTCTAAGAACGCGACAGTGGGACAGGCTATTCTGAACATTCAGTACAAGAATGACTTATCCCAGAAGCAAAACTACCAGACGCTAAGCAAGCACCAGAAACTATGGTATCTTATTTGCATTGTTGGTGGTAGGTGGCTGGAAGAAAGGTGCTATGATTTGTTTAGCAATCGCCCATTGGAGTCTTTCCAGAAGACCAAGTATTTCATTAATTTAGCAGTTGGATTCCTCAAACTTTGTGAATTACTGAACTTCCTCATTTTTCTTCAGAAAGGAAAGTTTGCTACCCTCACTGAGCGTATTTTAGGAATCAGGTCTGTGTTCTGTCAGCCTCAGAGTATTCGTCAAATTGGATTTGAATACATGAACAGGGAACTCCTGTGGCATGGGTTTGCAGaatttcttatttttcttttgccCCTTATTAACATGCAAAAACTCAAACTCAGTCTTTCTTCTTGGTCTCTAGCTGTTGCAGGATGTTCAAATAAGGAAAATTCTTTGGCAGCAGGTAGTAAGGAATGCTGTCTCTGTGGAGAATGGCCAACTATGCCTCATACCATTGGCTG TCACGTTTTTTGTTACTACTGCCTTAAAAGTAACTACTTATTTGATATGTATTTTACCTGTCCTAAATGTGGCATGGAAGTGCATGACCTGCAGCCATTAAAATACAAGATAGAAATGAAAGAGGTGTACACTTAG